The Burkholderiales bacterium genome includes a window with the following:
- a CDS encoding pyrimidine 5'-nucleotidase yields MSCSTIVSARRFDWSWIFDLDNTLHDARPHIFPHIDRSMTRYVAARLGLDAETADRLRHEYWRRYGATLVGLMRHHDIDPHEFLRETHDFPALDAMVAARRELRVVLERLPGRKFVFSNSPAHYLGAVLRILGIRDLFAGVFAIEHTAFQPKPDARGFRRLLRAHRLDPRRCIMVEDSLENLRTAKRLGMKTVWVDGTARAPGWVDVNVRHVVELPARVKRWRGRAKL; encoded by the coding sequence TTGTCCTGCTCAACTATCGTTTCGGCGCGCCGCTTCGACTGGAGCTGGATCTTCGATCTGGACAACACGCTGCACGATGCGCGCCCGCACATCTTTCCTCACATCGACCGCTCCATGACCCGGTATGTGGCCGCGCGGCTCGGGCTCGACGCCGAGACCGCAGACCGCCTGCGACATGAGTATTGGCGGCGCTACGGGGCGACGCTGGTGGGACTCATGCGCCACCACGACATCGACCCGCACGAGTTTTTGCGCGAGACGCACGACTTTCCGGCGCTGGACGCGATGGTCGCCGCGAGACGGGAGCTGCGCGTGGTACTGGAGAGGCTGCCGGGGCGCAAGTTCGTTTTCTCGAACTCGCCGGCGCACTATTTGGGCGCGGTGCTGAGAATCCTGGGAATCCGCGATCTCTTTGCCGGCGTGTTCGCGATCGAGCACACCGCCTTTCAGCCCAAGCCCGATGCCCGCGGCTTCCGCAGACTGTTGCGAGCGCACCGGCTGGATCCGCGCCGCTGCATCATGGTGGAAGACAGCCTGGAGAATCTGCGCACCGCGAAACGCCTGGGAATGAAGACCGTGTGGGTGGATGGAACGGCTCGCGCCCCGGGCTGGGTGGACGTCAACGTGCGTCACGTCGTCGAACTGCCCGCGCGCGTGAAACGCTGGCGCGGGCGTGCCAAACTGTAG
- the slmA gene encoding nucleoid occlusion factor SlmA, giving the protein MPAKPGERKLQILQTLAAMLENPKGEKITTAALAERLDVSEAALYRHFASKAQMFEGLIDFIEQTLFGLVNKITAEEKSGVRQVEAILSMLLGFAKKNPGMTRVLIGDALVNEDERLQARINQLHDRIEATLKQALRFASTEKEIPESVDVSAQANLMLAYVIGRWHQFAKSGFKRDPTEFWAAQWAALV; this is encoded by the coding sequence ATGCCAGCGAAGCCGGGAGAGCGCAAGCTGCAGATCCTGCAAACGCTCGCCGCGATGCTCGAAAATCCGAAGGGCGAGAAGATCACCACGGCCGCGCTCGCGGAAAGGCTCGATGTGTCGGAGGCTGCGCTTTACCGGCACTTCGCCAGCAAGGCGCAGATGTTCGAAGGCCTGATCGACTTCATCGAGCAGACGCTGTTCGGACTGGTCAACAAGATCACCGCCGAGGAAAAGAGCGGCGTGCGTCAGGTGGAAGCCATTCTTTCCATGCTGTTGGGATTCGCGAAGAAGAACCCGGGCATGACCCGCGTGCTGATCGGCGACGCGCTGGTCAACGAGGACGAACGACTGCAGGCGCGCATCAATCAGCTCCACGACCGCATCGAAGCAACGCTGAAGCAGGCGCTGCGCTTCGCGTCCACCGAAAAGGAAATCCCGGAATCGGTCGACGTCTCGGCGCAGGCCAACCTGATGCTCGCCTATGTCATCGGCCGCTGGCACCAGTTCGCCAAGAGCGGTTTCAAGCGCGACCCGACCGAATTCTGGGCAGCGCAGTGGGCCGCCTTGGTGTGA
- the argB gene encoding acetylglutamate kinase, which produces MPISANDAHSKALILAEALPYIRRFHGKTIVVKYGGNAMTDEKLKHSFARDVVLLKLVGMNPVVVHGGGPQIDELLKRVGKKGEFVQGMRVTDSETMDVVEMVLGLVNKAIVNLINQHGGRAIGLSGKDGAFIRARKMLLANKDNASEMIDIGHVGEVASIDPEIISLLETREFIPVVAPIGVGASGESYNINADLVAGKLAEILHAEKLILLTNTPGVLDKEGRLLTGLTPRQIEELFSDGAIHGGMLPKLASALDAARSGVKSVHIIDGRVEHALLLEVLTDQGVGTLIRSH; this is translated from the coding sequence ATGCCCATCTCCGCCAACGATGCCCACAGCAAGGCGCTGATTCTCGCGGAGGCGTTGCCCTACATCCGCCGCTTTCATGGCAAGACCATCGTCGTGAAATACGGCGGTAACGCCATGACCGACGAGAAGCTCAAGCACTCGTTCGCCCGCGACGTCGTGCTGCTGAAGCTGGTGGGCATGAATCCGGTGGTGGTTCACGGGGGCGGGCCGCAGATCGACGAGCTGCTCAAGCGCGTCGGCAAGAAAGGCGAGTTCGTCCAGGGAATGCGGGTGACCGACAGCGAGACCATGGACGTGGTGGAAATGGTTCTCGGGCTGGTGAACAAGGCGATCGTCAATCTGATCAACCAGCATGGCGGGCGGGCGATCGGCCTTTCCGGGAAGGACGGCGCGTTCATTCGCGCCCGCAAGATGCTGCTCGCGAACAAGGACAATGCCTCGGAGATGATCGACATCGGTCACGTGGGCGAGGTCGCGAGTATCGATCCGGAGATCATTTCCCTGCTGGAAACGCGCGAGTTCATTCCGGTTGTGGCTCCGATCGGCGTCGGCGCCAGCGGCGAGTCCTACAACATCAACGCGGATCTCGTGGCGGGAAAGCTCGCGGAGATCCTGCACGCGGAGAAACTGATTCTTCTGACCAATACACCGGGCGTGCTGGACAAGGAAGGCCGGCTGCTGACCGGGCTCACCCCGCGCCAGATCGAAGAGCTGTTCTCCGACGGCGCGATCCACGGGGGAATGCTGCCCAAGCTCGCTTCGGCGCTCGACGCGGCAAGAAGCGGGGTGAAGAGCGTGCACATCATCGATGGGCGAGTGGAGCATGCGCTGTTGCTCGAAGTGCTCACCGATCAGGGCGTGGGCACGCTCATTCGCAGTCACTGA
- a CDS encoding Hsp20/alpha crystallin family protein produces MASITRYSPFDETFDDLFKGFFVRPMAFESRIPAQMRLDVKETDKNYVVQAEIPGVKKEDINITVDGNQVAITAEVKREKEERQGEKVLHAERYYGKLYRAFSLGQDVDEAAAEAKYVDGVLELILPKKAATQAKRLTIQ; encoded by the coding sequence ATGGCCAGCATTACCCGATACAGCCCGTTCGACGAAACGTTCGACGATTTGTTCAAGGGCTTCTTCGTGCGCCCGATGGCGTTCGAAAGCCGAATTCCGGCGCAGATGCGCCTGGACGTCAAGGAGACCGACAAGAACTATGTCGTGCAGGCCGAGATTCCAGGAGTGAAAAAGGAGGACATCAACATCACGGTGGACGGCAACCAGGTAGCGATCACCGCCGAAGTCAAGCGAGAGAAGGAAGAAAGGCAGGGCGAAAAGGTTCTGCACGCGGAGCGTTATTACGGGAAGCTGTATCGCGCGTTCTCGCTCGGACAGGACGTGGACGAGGCTGCGGCCGAGGCGAAGTATGTCGACGGCGTGCTGGAGCTGATCCTGCCCAAGAAGGCCGCAACGCAGGCCAAGCGGCTGACGATCCAGTAG
- a CDS encoding sigma-70 family RNA polymerase sigma factor, producing MPQPAPSTALPAELEGHRAYLYRYAMLQLRDASGAEDVVQETLLAALESRSAFAGRSSLKTWLTGILKHKITDLIRSQSREVQPEALRTGDDPEEARAYADQFFDRARRDHWHAPPQAWEDPELSLEQKRFWEVFERCSAALPRQTARVFAMRELMGLSTESICKELDISPTNCWVILYRARMALRECLELNWFGEPQARDPA from the coding sequence ATGCCGCAGCCCGCCCCGTCCACCGCCTTGCCCGCAGAACTGGAGGGCCATCGCGCGTACCTGTATCGCTACGCGATGCTGCAATTGCGCGACGCCAGTGGCGCGGAAGACGTTGTCCAGGAAACGCTGCTGGCGGCGCTGGAGAGCCGATCCGCCTTTGCCGGGCGCTCGTCGTTGAAGACCTGGCTCACCGGAATCCTCAAGCACAAGATCACCGATCTGATCCGCAGCCAATCCCGGGAAGTCCAGCCCGAGGCGCTGCGCACGGGTGACGACCCCGAGGAAGCCAGGGCCTACGCCGACCAGTTCTTCGACCGGGCGCGGCGAGACCACTGGCACGCTCCGCCCCAGGCCTGGGAGGACCCGGAGCTCTCCCTGGAGCAGAAGCGCTTCTGGGAGGTGTTCGAGCGCTGCTCGGCCGCACTGCCGCGGCAGACCGCGCGGGTATTCGCCATGCGCGAACTGATGGGGCTGTCCACGGAGTCCATCTGCAAGGAATTGGACATTTCTCCGACCAACTGTTGGGTGATCCTGTACCGGGCCCGGATGGCTTTGCGGGAATGCCTGGAACTGAACTGGTTCGGCGAGCCGCAGGCTCGCGATCCAGCCTGA